A region of the Arachis hypogaea cultivar Tifrunner chromosome 15, arahy.Tifrunner.gnm2.J5K5, whole genome shotgun sequence genome:
TTCATTAGTTTTGAGGAACATGAAGCATGTTACTCCTGACTCCCTTTTACCTTTTGATTTGAAATCTAATAAAGGGTTTAAACTATTGTCTCCTGAATTCAAAACAACACGTAAATTGGAACTTAATGCAGTCATGGCAGCTGCTGCTGGATCTGTTCAATCCTGTAATGACACTTGGTCTTTGCTTTGGCTTCCTATTGATCTTGTTCTTGAAGATGCAATGGATGGAGATAATGTGGCAGAGACTAGTGTTGTTCAAGTTCTTTCTGGTATGAGTAAATCATGATTATTGAACTCTTCTAGGCTTTAAGATAGTTTCCATCCATAAGACTCCCTCTCTTTCAGTATAATTATTTCTTAGTAAGTGGTATTTGCTTATTGCAGGTCTGGTGAAGGCTTTAAAAGCAGTTAATGGCACTGCATGGCACAAGGCTTTTTTAGGATTATGGATTGCAGCACTACGACTTGTTCAAAGAGTAAGTACTGATCCTACGGATGTTGATAATCTAAAATTAGCTGGTTGGCAGGGATTTCTTTATGTGGTGAAAGGGATTTGTAGAAGGAAATACACAaacatgattttatgattttgtggaTGGGGAGTTTGTGTATGAAATGCTAGACTAACTCAGGCATGTCTAAGATGGGGTCATATGATATATTTGGTCTTCCAAAAAAAAAGGGAAGGAAGACAAGACAGTATGTCATTTGTCATTTGGATActacttttttgtttgtttggttggcaggtttaaatttaattgatttactGGCTCTGGACTGAATGCCAGTCACTGACCATGCAAATCTGCATGCAATTGGAATCTATCCATTCATATAATTCTGTTGTCATTTTGGTGTTCATTTAGGAGCGGGATCCAAGTGAGGGTCCAGTACCCCGCCTTGATACTTGCTTGTGTATGCTATTATGCATTACAACCCTTGTGGTTGCTAATATCATCGAAGAAGAGGAAGGTGAACTGATGGAAGAAGCTGTACGTAGCCCTACTAATCAAAGTAAGGACAACCAGGCTTTGGGAGAGCGTCGTGAGGAACTGGTAACCTGTTTACAGCTATTGGGTAATTATGAGGGTTTACTGAATCCTCCTCAATCTGTTACCTCGGTAGCCAATCAGGCTGCTGCCAAAGCTGCTATGTTTGTATCAGGGCATGCTGTTGGTAATGGATACTTGGAATCCATGAACGTGAATGAGTTGCCTACAAACTACTGTAAGTAATTACTTCCAGAATTTGAATCTGTAAAAAGTGTTTGTTACCTAAGGAACTCATGACAATAGTTGCAATTTGCTCTGTATCCTTTTGCTTGAGATATGTCCAGACCCTTCTCAGTTTCATTAATTTAATGGTTGGAATTTTATCTTGGTTCTGTGGGATTCTTTTATAATTTTGCTGTCAGTGTTTGTACTTCTTCGTTTCCTTCTTTTCATTTTCCCTTAGATGTGGTAGTTTGACAGTTCCAAAAAAACTAACTTGTAGGGGAAAAAATGAAGTTGAAGAAAATAGATACAATGTAAGATGAGAAAACAAATGAACAATAAtcatttgataaaaaatattttattattaacaagTCTCATGTACTCACTAATGAATGTAAATTAAATGTTATCCTTttcctaaaaaaattatttatgaattGTTGAAAAAAACTTTTGGATACTCATTAATAAATTTCTTACATTGATCTCCTTATGATGAATTCAACTAAATTATGTATCTTTTTCTTAATAATAACTCAATCTTAGTAAATAATGTTCtcttaatgtaaaataaaattaatatgtggacaaacaaaatgaaacaaactaTAGGGTCAAACATATAACTTCCTATATATTTTGTAATAAACCCTAAAATATCAATGGGGGCATATGCCTACCGATACATGTAAATCCGTCCCTGGTAGTTACACAAGTCCTTTTCATGTTTGTATCCTCCAATTTTCACCACCTGTGTGAAACttactttttgctttttcttgtagcTGGTAACTTGTGGCATCTGATTGTCGAGGCCTGTATTGCAAGAAAACTGATTGATACTACAGCTTATTTTTGGCCCGGTTATGTGAGTGCGGCTTACAATCAACTACCTCACAGCATTCCTAACCATTTACCTAGCTGGTCATCATTGGTGAAGGGATCACCACTAACTCCTCAGTTGGTTAATGTCCTAGTGGCAACTCCTGCTTCCAGGTATTCTGCTACCTCATGTCAGTATTATTTGTCCCTTTCTAAGAGATTCTTTGTGTCCCATTCAGAGGAACTAGAGAGGTCTTTTGATACATGTCTATATATAGGCATATAGCTATTAGGAAGGTGACTGATCCTGTGGTTCTGTATTTCTTTTGTCTCATCAGTAAATtactttataaaaaatatttagttccaaaataataatattagaaaGATGATAATGTGATAAGTCAAATACATAATATTGAACTAATACCGAAGTATCATAATTATATTGCAtctaatataaaagaaaaaagaaataccaAATTTGTTAAATTGTACCTTTTCTTGATGCAGCCTGTGCAGGGTAGTTACTAGTCTATTTGCCTAATTAGACCTAGAAATCCTGGATATAAGGGTGTATTTCGTGTGGAAAATACTTGTTTTGTGGTTAAGAAAGATGGATTTATAGATATTAGTTAAGACACATACACCTAATGACCTAAAGTATGCATTTACTCATGGGGACACATGCTTGAAAGTGGTAGTGGGTCTGATCAGCTGTGGTATTGCCTAATGAAACTGGCCTTCGGTTGTACCTTTCCATTTCCTGAAATCATATGCAAGCGCACACACACCCACATACTCATATACACATACACGATGCTTTTTCTTGTATATTTACTAGTGGTAATACAACTGAATTTAAGCTCGTGGATTTAATGGAAGCTTAGCGGAGATTGAGAAAATATTTGAGCTTGCAAGAAATGGCTCGGATGAAGAGAAGTTATCTGCTGTTACTGTTCTTTGTGGGGCATCACTAGTACGTGGTTGGAATGTGCAGGTAATCCTGAAGCCAATTTTTTTTTCTGGATTTAGACAGCCTTACAAGCCATAGACTAATTTTCCATCCCccccttccccttctctctctctctctgatatAGTTGTTCACTTTGTTCCCTTCCCTTTATTTTTATGTGATTACAATGAGTGTGTTGTCTGCAGGAGCACATCATATTTTTCATCATAAACTTGCTGTCACTTGCAGTTCCTCCCAACTACTCTGGAAGTGAAAGCCATTTGATCAGCCATGCACCATTTTTGAATGTCCTCCTGGTAGGAACTTCATCCGTAGACAGTGTTCAGATGTTCTCCCTCCATGGTGCGGTATGTCCAAATTTAATAGCTTCTGTTTTCTGACTTGTGCATGAAAAATAGGCTACAATAACTTTTTTACTTAAGAAAAGTAGGGGAATATCAAAAGTCTTGGGAAACCATTATTGTTGCTGCACAAAGCACTCAGCTTGTTTCTTGACTGTGTATTAGTTTTGCCATCTTTTAGGTTCCTCTACTTGCAGCTGCGCTAATGCCAATATGTGAGGTTTTTGGCTCATGTGTTCCTAATGTGTCCTGGAGTTCTGCAAGTGGAGAAAAGAACTCTTGTCATGCAGTGTTCTCTAATGCATTTATTCTACTACTAAGGTTGTGGAGGTTCAATCATCCACCTATTGAACATGTAATGGCGGGTGCAGCATCTCCAGCATTTGGATCGAAGTTAGGTCCTGAGTACCTTCTATTGGTTCGGAATTGTGGCTTAGCTGAGTTTGGGAAATCACCAAAAGATCAGATAAGCAGCAGGAGATTTTCAAAAATGATTAGTCTTTCTCTAGAGCCCATAGTTATGGATTCGTttccaaaattaaaaacttggtaTCGACAACATCAAGAATGTATCGCATCAACCCGATCTGCTCTTGCTCCTGGAGGGCCTGTTTATCAGATTGCTGATTCACTACTGAGCATAATGTTCAGGAAAATAAATAGAAGTGGTCAGTCGTTGACTCCTTCAACTTCAGGAAGCAGTAATTCATCTAGTTCTTCACTGGATGATGCTTTGATGAAACTCAAGGTGCCGGCATGGGATATTCTTGAAGCAGTTCCGTTCGTTCTTGATGCTGCTCTTACAGCTTGTGCTCATGGAAGAGTTTCTCCCCGTGAATTGGCTACAGGTATTCATGTCTTTTAAATTGTGTATAATTGTGAGCTATTTCAGGATTATAGTGATTCAGGCCTTAACAAGTGAGAATGCAGAATTGAGGGGTAAGGGTGTTTTGTGAAAGGATCAAAGATGGTTGAATCTGTCACATTGATGATGCATGGAGAATTGaatataatccaaagatggttatattaataatatgaattattattgttatgatgatgattttttattGCATCATAGGCACATTTGATGTGAGGTCAAAAGTGACTGAAAGTGTAGAAGTGGTGGCTGTAAAAGGTCTTGtactataaatttaataattgacTATTGCTCCTTTAAGGAACCATGCTTTTTTGTGTTAAGACATGCAATGCTTCTTTGAGAGCATATCTTGTGAAGCTGGCCATATATTATGTCGTATGTTACTGAATTCTTATCTCATAAAGTTGCTTTGGCTTTTGGATTTTGCTCAACTGAATTCTTATCTCTAAAGCTGCTTTGGCTTGTGAACTTGTTCATCTGGGTTTTTTTTCCGGCTCCTATCATATTCAGCCATATTGATATTCTTCAATGTAGGTGTAGATACAAAACTGATAGGGAAACCTTCAGAAATCAGGTCCTCACATCATATGGTTAATATATTTAAGCCTAAAATTTCTAGGATTCTAGGTTGGTGTTGTAACAATTGTGACCATAAGCTTCTCTCTTGTTTGGTTGACTGGGCactgtttttcatgttttaatataCTATCTTTTTGGCCATATCTAGGACACTTGAGCCAAAACCTTTTTCTTCAAGCATTCACATAATTTATTTGAAAGGGAGCCTTAAAGCAATGCTTAAGTTGTTTCTGTGTGACTTTAGGGTTGCAAGTTCAAGCTCTAGAATCAACCACTGACAATAGGTAGTCTACAACTCTACATTACACCATTTAGATGTAGTAATTCCCCTGCTTTACATAATGCAGGATGCTTGTGCATCAAATTGATCCTGTATTCACATAATTATTTTCTCTAATAAGCCTGCTTCTTTCTGAGTTGGCATGGAATAACTTGTTTGATTActttcttttaatatttaatataagaaCTTACTATTAGGGCATGTGATTAAATTTAGTTGAAGTAGACAAGTAGTTATAGTCAGGtgaagtatatatatattaaaccAATCTACTGTAATATCATTCAGTTATTGAAATCCATTTCTCTGTTCGCTACTCTCATTTCCTAACCGTTTGCAAATGCAATATACATGGTTGGCAATGCTTATTTGTTGATTAAGTTTGTTAATATAAGCTCTATAATTGTTATGAACTTGCTTTTTGTCCCAGGTCTCAAAGATCTTGCTGATTTTCTTCCGGCAACTTTGGCTACAACTGTAAGCTACTTATCAGCTGAAGTTACACGTGGTCTATGGAAGCCGGCTTTTATGAATGGAACTGATTGGCCTAGCCCTGCAGCAAATTTATCAACCGTGGACCAACAGATCAAGAAAATTTTAGCGGCCACAGGTGTTGATGTCCCAAGCCTTGCTATAGGTTAGTGTGATCTTTACATACTCCCCTTGAACTCAATTAATTTGACACGTAATTCTCTTCGGTAGTAGTTCATGGATGATGAATGAATTATCAATTAGCAAAGAGATGTATGATTATCCTAGAAATATCCACTTTTCTTGAGTTTGTGCACAcctaaaatttgtttttattctctACTAAAATCAATCTGTTGACtttatattttgatctattgCATGTAGATGGCAGTGTTCCAGCTACACTTCCTTTGCCCTTGGCAGCTTTTCTAAGCCTTACCATAACATATAAACTGGACAAAAATACTGAGCGCATCCTTGTGTTGATTGGCCCGTCGTTGATTGCCCTTTCTGCTGGTTGCCCCTGGCCATGCATGCCCATTGTAGGTTCTTTGTGGGCTCAGAAGGTAAAGCGATGGAGTGACTTTTTTGTTTTCTCTGCTTCTAGAACCGTCTTCCACCACAGTAGGGATGCTGTAGTTCAGCTCCTAAAGAGTTGCTTTGCATCCACCCTAGGGCTTGATTCTGCCTGTCTTTATAAGAATGGTGGTGTTGGTGCCCTCCTTGGTCATGGCTTTGGTTCTCACATTTATGGCGGGATGTCCCCAGTTGCCCCTGGGATTCTCTACTTAAGAGTTCACAGGTCTATTAGAGACGTCATATTCTTGACAGAAGAGATTTTATCTCTTCTAATGCTTTCGGTGAGAGAGATAGTAACTGGCGAGTTGCTGAAGGGTAAACAGGAGAAGATAAAGAAGACCAAGCATGGAATGAGATATGGACATGTTTCTCTTGCTGCATCAATGACACGTGTCAAGCATGCCGCACTTCTGGGGGCTTCCTTTCTTTGGATATCTGGTGGTTCAGGTTTGGTTCAATCTTTGTTAACCGAAACATTCCCTTCCTGGTTTTTATCAACTCAAGATTTTGAGCAGGAAGTTGGAGAGTCTGGAGTAAAGGTTGCCATGCTGAGAGGCTATGCACTGGCATGTTTTGCTGTGCTAAGTGGGATGTTTGCTTGGGGTATAGACTCTTCGTCGCCCACATCGAGACGGCGACCAAAGATTCTTGGGATCCATTTAGATTTTCTTGCCAACGCCATGAACAGTAAAGTATCACTGCGCTGTGATTATGCGACCTGGCGTGCTTATATGACCGGGTTCATAAGCTTGATTGTAAATTGCGCGCCTCTGTGGATCGAGGAACTTGATGTGGGTGTGTTGAAGAGAGTGAGCAAGGGATTAAGACAGTTCGACGAAGAAGATTTGGCTCTGCGCCTTTTAGAAATCAAAGGCACAAGGGCCATGGGTGAGGTGGTTGAAATAATATGCCAAAGTAGGTTCTAACTGGTGCTCACCGCTGCTGACCAAGACTTATGATTATTTTTGCAGTTAGGGTATGTTGATATAATTCTTTCAGGATTATAGTATTTGATTTTACACTTGCTGCTACTTTGTACATAGCCATGTAAATCTCATATATAGTGCCCCTTGAATTTGTACTGTTttgtatttgcatctctcaatTAAACACGAAGTCACGAATTATtacattatatattgttagcagATTTTCTTGGTAGTCATGATGTAACTATCGATTACTTCTTTAATTTGTTCTAACCATTAATTACCATTCTGCCTTATTTAAAGTTTATATCTAAGCGAGACACTATTACTTTTCTCTGTTCTTATTATTACTATTAATGTCTCTTCAGTGCAAGTCAATTGATGGTCAACTCAACCATGTTAGAAAACACATAGCGAAACTTCTTGGTAATACTAATACTAGTTACCTAGTAACTACCAACAATCTGTAACCTTTACGTGATGTAAAAGATAAGACATTAATTATTGGTTTAAGTTAGTGGCATCTTTcttcaacaaaaaaataaaaataaaaaaggcaaGATAGAGGAAGTGTTGCAAGATTAAACCTTTGCTTGTAGTTGGTGTTTGTAGCGAGCTAATATGTAATATCATGGcaaccacctcctcctcctcctcctacttTCCTTTCACTACTACTTTTCCGTTCACCTATGATGCTTTTCTCAGCTTCAGAGGTGAGGATACCCGTTCTGGCTTCACTGGCTATCTCTATTACTCTCTCACAAATAGGGGAATCAAGactttcattgatgatgaggAGCTTGGGAGAGGGAAGGAGATCGCATCCTCTCTTTTCACTGCAATCGAACAGTCCAGGGCCGCAGTCGTTGTGCTCTCTAAGAATTatgcttcttcttcattttgtttGGATGAACTTGTCAAGATTCTTGAGTGTGTTAAGGGAAAGGGCAGGTTGATTATTCCTGTTTTCTATGACGTGGATCCTTCTCATGTGCGGAAGCAGACAGGGACTTATGGAGAAGCATTGGCTGTGCATGAGGCTAATAATGTGGAGAGGCTTAAGAGATGGAAAATGGCTTTGGAGAAAATAGCAGACTTGTCTGGTTATCATTTCAAACACGGGTACCCGCCTTCTTAACTTCTCTGCTATCCTTTTTAAGAGATAATTCAAAACAAACTATGTATGAATCCTGGGAAAAGGATTGCAAAAGTGTCTATTTTTTAAAGATGATGGGCTATTACAAGGACGGATTATTTAATAACATGAGGATAAAACAAAACTAATGATACTCGGTGAACAATCTATATATGAATCTAATTAACAACTAAATTTAtatcttaacaaaaaaaataatatccttAATTACTTTATCATAAACATGGTCATATTGCATTAGTGTATGTATGACTTCACACACAAGTATTCTTATTGGGCAGGGATGGATATGAGCACAAGTTTGTTGCCAAGATTGTTGGACATGTATCAATAGAGATTAAACGTGCCACTTTACCTATTGTAGATCACCCAGTTGGATTGGATTCCCAAGTGGAAAATGTAATTTCCCTTTTGAATGTTGGGTCTAGTGATGGAGTTTGCGTGCTCGGGATTCATGGAATTGGTGGAATAGGTAAAACAACACTGGCTGTGGCAGTGTATAATTGGCTTGTCAATCATTTTGCAGTTTTATGTTTTGAAAATATGTGTTTCCATGAAAATACAAGAGAGAATTCAAATAAATATGGATTAAAACATCTGCAGAAGACCCTTCTGTTTGAACTAGTTGGAGAAAATAAAGTTGCATTGATGAGTGTTAGAGAAGGAATATCAATGTTAAAGCAAAAACTCCAACGAAAGAAAATTCTTTTGATTCTAGATGACATTGACCAACAAGAGCAATTAGATGCTCTAGCTGGAAATCTTGATTGGTTTAGTCCTGGTAGTAGAGTTATCATCACAACTCGGGACACAAGTTTGCTATCAAGGTATGAGGATAGAATAACATATGAGTTAGATAAGTTGACTGATGAAGATTCTCTAGAATTGCTCAGTTtcaaagctttaaaaattaacaaaGTTGATCCAAGTTACTTAGACATCTTGAGCAGTGTGGTAACTTATGCTTCTGGCCTACCATTGGCTTTGGAAGTTATGGGATCCAACTTTCTGGGCAAAAGTATAGAACAGTGGAAATCTGCATTAGATCAATACAGAAGAATTCCCAATAAAAAGATACAAAATGTGCTTAAGGTAAGCTTTGATGGATTGGAGGAATTTGAGAAGGAAATTTT
Encoded here:
- the LOC112751451 gene encoding mediator of RNA polymerase II transcription subunit 33B; translated protein: MAESGGRSGSASVWEGVLELTKWAQHHNTDPLLWSIQLTSALNAASVRLPSPELAYRLVSHICWENHVPITWKLLEKSISVNIAPPLLVLSLLSSAVIPCRRLHPSAFRLYLDLLNRHAFSSLSSTITSPNYRTVMDSVDAVLQLSKVYGTCSESEDGGAGGVVIVRFVFTVVWQLVEASLEDEGLLEHKPRWWMNNNGGLGGDGGGDGGSYFSEQKEGLQRANTAMAIETIARFMSDKVTSRILSLVHRNMPNHWVAFVQQLQRLAANSLVLRNMKHVTPDSLLPFDLKSNKGFKLLSPEFKTTRKLELNAVMAAAAGSVQSCNDTWSLLWLPIDLVLEDAMDGDNVAETSVVQVLSGLVKALKAVNGTAWHKAFLGLWIAALRLVQRERDPSEGPVPRLDTCLCMLLCITTLVVANIIEEEEGELMEEAVRSPTNQSKDNQALGERREELVTCLQLLGNYEGLLNPPQSVTSVANQAAAKAAMFVSGHAVGNGYLESMNVNELPTNYSGNLWHLIVEACIARKLIDTTAYFWPGYVSAAYNQLPHSIPNHLPSWSSLVKGSPLTPQLVNVLVATPASSLAEIEKIFELARNGSDEEKLSAVTVLCGASLVRGWNVQEHIIFFIINLLSLAVPPNYSGSESHLISHAPFLNVLLVGTSSVDSVQMFSLHGAVPLLAAALMPICEVFGSCVPNVSWSSASGEKNSCHAVFSNAFILLLRLWRFNHPPIEHVMAGAASPAFGSKLGPEYLLLVRNCGLAEFGKSPKDQISSRRFSKMISLSLEPIVMDSFPKLKTWYRQHQECIASTRSALAPGGPVYQIADSLLSIMFRKINRSGQSLTPSTSGSSNSSSSSLDDALMKLKVPAWDILEAVPFVLDAALTACAHGRVSPRELATGLKDLADFLPATLATTVSYLSAEVTRGLWKPAFMNGTDWPSPAANLSTVDQQIKKILAATGVDVPSLAIDGSVPATLPLPLAAFLSLTITYKLDKNTERILVLIGPSLIALSAGCPWPCMPIVGSLWAQKVKRWSDFFVFSASRTVFHHSRDAVVQLLKSCFASTLGLDSACLYKNGGVGALLGHGFGSHIYGGMSPVAPGILYLRVHRSIRDVIFLTEEILSLLMLSVREIVTGELLKGKQEKIKKTKHGMRYGHVSLAASMTRVKHAALLGASFLWISGGSGLVQSLLTETFPSWFLSTQDFEQEVGESGVKVAMLRGYALACFAVLSGMFAWGIDSSSPTSRRRPKILGIHLDFLANAMNSKVSLRCDYATWRAYMTGFISLIVNCAPLWIEELDVGVLKRVSKGLRQFDEEDLALRLLEIKGTRAMGEVVEIICQSRF